A genomic window from Calonectris borealis chromosome 26, bCalBor7.hap1.2, whole genome shotgun sequence includes:
- the RPS10 gene encoding small ribosomal subunit protein eS10, whose product MLMPKKNRIAIYELLFKEGVMVAKKDVHMPKHPELVDKNVPNLHVMKAMQSLKSRGYVKEQFAWRHFYWYLTNEGIQYLRDYLHLPPEIVPATLRRSRPETGRPRPKGLEGERPARLTRGEADRDTYRRSAVPPGADKKAEAGAGAATEFQFRGGFGRGRGQPPQ is encoded by the exons ATGTTGATGCCCAAGAAGAACCGAATTGCCATCTACGAACTCCTTTTTAAGGAGGGAGTGATGGTAGCCAAGAAAGATGTCCACATGCCGAAGCACCCCGAGCTCGTCGACAAGAACGTGCCCAACCTCCACGTCATGAAAGCCATGCAG TCTCTGAAATCCCGTGGTTATGTGAAAGAGCAGTTTGCGTGGAGGCATTTCTACTGGTACCTGACCAACGAGGGCATCCAGTACCTGCGCGATTACCTTCACCTCCCCCCTGAGATCGTCCCCGCCACCTTGCGCCGGAGCCGCCCGGAGACTGGCAGACCACGGCCCAAAG GTCTGGAAGGTGAACGTCCTGCGCGTCTTACTCGGGGAGAAGCTGACAGGGATACGTACAGACGCAGTGCCGTTCCAC CTGGTGCTGACAAGAAGGCTGAggctggtgctggagcagccACTGAATTCCAGTTT agAGGTGGATTTGGTCGTGGACGTGGTCAGCCTCCTCAGTAG